The DNA segment GGATCAGCGTTGAACGCAATGGAATGTGCTTCAGAAGAGCCAGACCATGATGACTACAAGCCGATCACAGAACTCATGTCCAATGTTGATGACTACATTCCGAACCCGGAGCGAGACTTGGACAAGCCATTTCTGATGTCTGTTGAAGACGTCTTTTCAATCTCCGGACGTGGTACAGTAGCCACTGGTCGAATCGAGCGTGGTCTAGTCAAAGTCGGTGAGGAGATTGAGATCTGCGGAATTCGTGAGACCCAGAAGACGACAGTTACTGGAATTGAAATGTTCCGCAAATTGCTTGATGAAGGGCGAGCGGGCGACAACGTAGGTTTGCTGCTACGAGGTCTCAAGCGAGAGCAATTGGAGCGTGGCCAGGTAATTTGCAAGCCTGGTTCAATCACACCACATACCAATTTTAAAGCACAGGTTTACGTACTCACCAAGGACGAAGGTGGACGCCACACGCCATTTTTCACCAACTACCGACCTCAGTTCTACTTCCGAACCACCGACGTGACTGGTGTGGTTCAGTTGCCAGCAGATGTTGAAATGGTGATGCCTGGCGATAACGTATCGATTGAAGTTGAGTTGATTACCCCGATTGCTCTGGAAAAAGAAGTGCGTTTCGCGATTCGTGAAGGTGGACGTACTATCGGTTCTGGCGTTGTCACCGAAGTTACCAAGTAATTACGCAGGAGAGGGACAACCCCTCTCCTACTGCAGGCTAGAGCATGAACGAAAAAATCAAAGTCCGCTTCAAAGCGTATGACGACAAGTTATTGGATCAAACAGTTGAAGAAATTGTTCGCACGGTCAAGCGCACAGGTGCTCAGATTGTAGGACCAATTCCTCTTCCGACCAAGATTCACAAATATACGGTCTTGCGCTCTCCGCATGTGGACAAAAAGTCACGTGAACAGTTTGAAATGCGCGTGCACAAGCGGTTGCTCTACATTATGGAAACGACACCACAAACCATGGACGCGCTGATGCGCCTGGATATTTCTGCT comes from the SAR324 cluster bacterium genome and includes:
- the tuf gene encoding elongation factor Tu; translation: MAREKFERTKPHCNIGTIGHVDHGKTTLTAAITKVLAMKGFAEKREYGDIDAAPEERERGITIATAHIEYETENRHYAHVDCPGHADYVKNMITGAAQMDGAILVVSAADGPMPQTREHILLARQVNVPYLVVFMNKVDQVDDAELLELVEMEVRELLSSYDFPGDDIPLVMGSALNAMECASEEPDHDDYKPITELMSNVDDYIPNPERDLDKPFLMSVEDVFSISGRGTVATGRIERGLVKVGEEIEICGIRETQKTTVTGIEMFRKLLDEGRAGDNVGLLLRGLKREQLERGQVICKPGSITPHTNFKAQVYVLTKDEGGRHTPFFTNYRPQFYFRTTDVTGVVQLPADVEMVMPGDNVSIEVELITPIALEKEVRFAIREGGRTIGSGVVTEVTK
- the rpsJ gene encoding 30S ribosomal protein S10 is translated as MNEKIKVRFKAYDDKLLDQTVEEIVRTVKRTGAQIVGPIPLPTKIHKYTVLRSPHVDKKSREQFEMRVHKRLLYIMETTPQTMDALMRLDISAGVDIGIKQV